DNA sequence from the Nitrospirota bacterium genome:
TTGCCTTGAATGCTGCCCCGTGATTCCTTCTCGGTCTTTTCCCCATTGCCGCTGCTCCTTTCTGTTCCCCTATTTTAGAGCAGCTTTATCACTTATGTCCCTGTCTATTTTTTCCAGACCAGCTCTTTCCTGGGAATACAAAGAAACAGAGAGCATGGTTTAAAGAAATATTTTATGAGGGCCATATCCCCCACAAATTGATTTATCTGAAAGCAGATGATCAACTATGCTTAAAGCGACTTAAACAACGAAGGAAGAGTTCACCGGAACGCGCTCGATTTGATACGGAAGAGGTTTTTCATCAGGTAAACAGTTATTTTCAAGCCCCTACAGATGGTGAAGGGTTTAATGTTGAAGTCGTGAATCAATCGAACTTATAACATTTAAACGGAGGGATGAATTGTTGCAACATCCAGTAATCACACAAATTGAAAAAGCAGATAAAGCAATAGTCGCAGAAGATTTTGACACTCTTCTCGATATTTATACTGATGAAGCGATATTGGTTGTCGAGCCAGGAAGAAATGCCATCGGTAAAAATGCTATTAGAAAAGCGTTTGAGGCTATAGCTGTTTATTTCAAAAATGGTCTACAGGTAAGGCAAGAAGGCTTGAAGGTTCTGGAGTCTGGTGATACGGCTTTGGTATTGGCAAATACGGTTATTTCGGCACCCAATTTGCCAACTACCACTCGCAAAGCAACATACGTTTTTACTAAAAGCGCAAACGGCGATTGGTTGTGTGCGATCGACAATTCATATGGCCATGAAATTATTAGAACTGGCGAAAATGCATAACAACCGCATCAACTCGGACTGACAATTCCGCTGCGCTTCATTGCCAGCCGGTTATGCGGAGCGTTATGCTTACAAGAATACGGAAGAATTAAGACAATGTTAAATTTCGACAGCGAAGAACGAGCAATAAAGCATTTGAAGCAAATTCGCTGTGTTATGGCTACCTTGTGGTTTCTCGGTATGGCATTTATAGGAACGTTCAAGAATGAAACCGTTGCTGGATTTACTGGATTAGTATTAACGGGCCTTACCATATAT
Encoded proteins:
- a CDS encoding AAA family ATPase, which produces MLEQLYHLCPCLFFPDQLFPGNTKKQRAWFKEIFYEGHIPHKLIYLKADDQLCLKRLKQRRKSSPERARFDTEEVFHQVNSYFQAPTDGEGFNVEVVNQSNL
- a CDS encoding SgcJ/EcaC family oxidoreductase — translated: MLQHPVITQIEKADKAIVAEDFDTLLDIYTDEAILVVEPGRNAIGKNAIRKAFEAIAVYFKNGLQVRQEGLKVLESGDTALVLANTVISAPNLPTTTRKATYVFTKSANGDWLCAIDNSYGHEIIRTGENA